gtgataacatccagggcatcaccaagcctgcaatccgccgtctagctcgcaggggaggcgtcaagcgtatctccggtctcatctatgaagagactcgcggcgtcctgaaggttttcctggagaacgtcatccgtgacgccgtcacctacaccgagcacGCTAAGAGGAAGACCGTCACCGCTATGGACGTGGTGTACGCGCTCAAACGCCAGGGCCGCACTCTCTACGGCTTCGGAGGTTAATTCCGCTCCTGCTCTACTCTatcttacacaacacaaaggctcttctcaga
The nucleotide sequence above comes from Rhinoderma darwinii isolate aRhiDar2 chromosome 11, aRhiDar2.hap1, whole genome shotgun sequence. Encoded proteins:
- the LOC142663795 gene encoding histone H4, which encodes MSGRGKGGKGLGKGGAKRHRKVLRDNIQGITKPAIRRLARRGGVKRISGLIYEETRGVLKVFLENVIRDAVTYTEHAKRKTVTAMDVVYALKRQGRTLYGFGG